One stretch of Lemur catta isolate mLemCat1 chromosome 2, mLemCat1.pri, whole genome shotgun sequence DNA includes these proteins:
- the PDCD2 gene encoding programmed cell death protein 2 isoform X2: MAALPARAELGFAEEAPAWRLRSDQFPSKVGGRPAWLGEAGLPGPGDLACARCGRPLAFLLQVYAPLPGRADAFHRGLFVFCCREPPCCAGLRVFRNQLPRKNDFYSYEPPSENPPPETGESVCLQLKSGARLCRVCGCLGPKTCSRCHKAHYCGKVHQALDWRSGHKQACSQPDHLDHAIPDHNFLFPEFEIVVETEDEIMPEVVEKEDAAEIVGSMGRQREAATLSGQVLTVSWRSPDDTWGS; the protein is encoded by the exons ATGGCGGCGTTGCCCGCGCGGGCGGAGCTGGGCTTCGCTGAGGAGGCGCCGGCGTGGCGGCTGCGCAGCGACCAGTTCCCCAGCAAGGTGGGCGGGCGGCCGGCGTGGCTGGGCGAGGCCGGGCTGCCCGGGCCCGGGGACCTGGCCTGCGCGCGGTGCGGCCGGCCGCTCGCCTTCCTGCTGCAGGTGTACGCGCCGCTGCCCGGCCGCGCCGACGCCTTCCACCGCGGCCTCTTCGTCTTCTGCTGCCGCGAGCCGCCGTGCTGCGCCGGCCTGCGAG TTTTTAGGAATCAGCTACCCAGGAAAAATGACTTTTACTCATATGAGCCACCTTCTGAGAATCCTCCCCCAGAAACAGGAGAATCTGTGTGTCTCCAGCTTAAGTCTGGCGCTCGTCTCTGCAGGGTTTGTGGCTGTTTAGGCCCCAAAACGTGCTCCCGATGCCACAAGGCACATTACTGCGGTAAGGTGCATCAGGCTCTGGACTGGAGGTCAGGACACAAGCAGGCGTGTTCACAGCCAG atcatTTGGACCATGCAATTCCAGACCACAACTTCCTTTTTCCGGAATTTGAAATTGTAGTAGAAACAGAAGATGAGATTATGCCTGAAGTTGTGGAAAAGGAAGATGCTGCAGAGATTGTGGGCAGCATGG GGAGACAACGGGAAGCAGCGACACTCAGTGGTCAGGTGCTCACAGTCTCATGGAGGAGCCCAGATGACACTTGGGGAAGTTAA
- the PDCD2 gene encoding programmed cell death protein 2 isoform X1 — MAALPARAELGFAEEAPAWRLRSDQFPSKVGGRPAWLGEAGLPGPGDLACARCGRPLAFLLQVYAPLPGRADAFHRGLFVFCCREPPCCAGLRVFRNQLPRKNDFYSYEPPSENPPPETGESVCLQLKSGARLCRVCGCLGPKTCSRCHKAHYCGKVHQALDWRSGHKQACSQPDHLDHAIPDHNFLFPEFEIVVETEDEIMPEVVEKEDAAEIVGSMGEALEEELDSMAKHESREDKIFQKFKTQIALEPEQILRYGRGLAPIWISGENIPQEKDIPDCPCGAKRIFEFQVMPQLLNYLKADRLGTSVDWGVLAVFTCAESCSLGTGYAEEFVWKQDVADTP; from the exons ATGGCGGCGTTGCCCGCGCGGGCGGAGCTGGGCTTCGCTGAGGAGGCGCCGGCGTGGCGGCTGCGCAGCGACCAGTTCCCCAGCAAGGTGGGCGGGCGGCCGGCGTGGCTGGGCGAGGCCGGGCTGCCCGGGCCCGGGGACCTGGCCTGCGCGCGGTGCGGCCGGCCGCTCGCCTTCCTGCTGCAGGTGTACGCGCCGCTGCCCGGCCGCGCCGACGCCTTCCACCGCGGCCTCTTCGTCTTCTGCTGCCGCGAGCCGCCGTGCTGCGCCGGCCTGCGAG TTTTTAGGAATCAGCTACCCAGGAAAAATGACTTTTACTCATATGAGCCACCTTCTGAGAATCCTCCCCCAGAAACAGGAGAATCTGTGTGTCTCCAGCTTAAGTCTGGCGCTCGTCTCTGCAGGGTTTGTGGCTGTTTAGGCCCCAAAACGTGCTCCCGATGCCACAAGGCACATTACTGCGGTAAGGTGCATCAGGCTCTGGACTGGAGGTCAGGACACAAGCAGGCGTGTTCACAGCCAG atcatTTGGACCATGCAATTCCAGACCACAACTTCCTTTTTCCGGAATTTGAAATTGTAGTAGAAACAGAAGATGAGATTATGCCTGAAGTTGTGGAAAAGGAAGATGCTGCAGAGATTGTGGGCAGCATGG GTGAAGCACTGGAGGAAGAACTAGATTCCATGGCAAAACACGAATCCAGGGAAGATAAAATTTTCCAGAAGTTTAAAACTCAAATAGCCCTTGAACCAGAACAG ATTCTCAGATATGGCAGAGGTCTTGCACCCATCTGGATTTCTGGTGAAAATATCCCTCAAGAAAAGGATATTCCAGATTGCCCCTGTGGTGCCAAGAGGATATTTGAATTCCAG GTCATGCCTCAACTGCTGAATTACCTGAAGGCTGACAGACTGGGCACGAGTGTGGACTGGGGTGTCCTGGCTGTGTTCACCTGTGCCGAGAGCTGCAGCCTGGGGACTGGCTACGCAGAGGAGTTTGTGTGGAAGCAGGATGTAGCAGACACACCTTAA